The Bacteroidales bacterium DNA segment CCTGTTGGGGATTATTACTTTTTTATGTTTACAAATGTAGAATTAAAAAATATAATTGACATGCTTTTAATTGTTTTTTTTTGAAAAATTCAAGTAAAAACGGGTTTTTATAAATGTTTTTTATTTCTTAAATTTGTTTTTTATATTTTAAAAAAGGCTCGTGCAAAGTTTGGACGCCTCGCAGAGCCTAATTTTCTAACTTCATTAATTTTTATAAAATGATTACATTTTTTAATAAAGTTTTTATGCTTACAAAAATACGTAAAAGTTTCCGTAAAAAGAAAACACACGGAAAGAATAATTTTAAACAACCAAAGAAAAAAATTAATTGGAATCTCATTATCAATTTATTGATACTGATTTCAACTTGGATTTTGTTTTATTCCTGATCTTTTTTCTGTTTATTATCAGGACAACTATTCAAGATTTTCGCTTATAGTTTTCACCCTTTCGGATAAGTATATCTAATCCGTGCGTGGTCTTTCTTCGGCAGACTCCACCGGTTAAGATATACTAAATATCCGAAGGAATGAAAAGTTTTCGCTTAAATATCAATTGCTGATAAAAACAGGGATTAATGACTTACAAATTATTGAATACACTTCAAAAATCTAAAATCGTTAATCCTTGTTCGATGTTCATTATTAACACTTTGCAAATATGTGGGTGCACTGTAGCTGCCGAGAGGCAGGAAGCATTACAGCATTAAATCATTTAATCATTTAATCATTTAACTTAAAAATATTCTGTCTTAATCAAATGAACCAATTTCTTTTATATTATCTTCAGGATAAGCATCCGGAATTATTTCAGTATTTAATATTACTTTTTCCAAATATCTGTCCGGAACTGAAATTTTAAATACTTTATCTCCTTTTGCCCATATCTTCATATCATACGAAAAGCTTTTTGTTTTACCGTCTTTATATACTGCTGTTAAATTCACAGGAACAGGAAAACCGGTTTTATTCTCAATATTAACAATTATTTTCATATTATCGGTATAGTCGATCTTGCTGATTGCCAAATCTGCATATCCTATCTCAAAAAACCAAGGCTTCCAGAACCAAGCTAAATCTTCTCCTGCAACTTCATTAAAGGTAAAGAATAAGTCATAAGGTATCGGATGTTTTCCTTTCCAACGTTCAGTAAATAATCTCAATCCTTTTGAAAATTTTTCTTTGCCGAGATATTCATACAATAAATAAAATGAAATCGCTGAACGAGCATAAGCTTGAAAACGATATGCATATCGACCGATATTATCTGAATCAATCATTAAAGGTACATCATTAAAGGTTCCTGCATAATAATTATAAGACCTTATATTATCTTTAAAAAATACATAATCTTCATCATCAGTATATTTTTTAATAATAAATTGCGGGAAAAAAGTTATCAAACCTTCATCCATCCATGCATATTTTTGTTCGTTTAATCCGGTATAAAAAGGAAAATAGGAATGACCGATTTCATGCGAGGTAACATATAATGTTTCGTTTCTTGAACCTGCATCACCGTCATTTATCATACCCGGAAATTCCATACCGCCGCCGCCGTTAAAGGCTGTTAAATGCGGGTAAGGGTAGGGAAGTCCGGGAATTTCTTCACTAAAAAATTTAATAGAATTTCGGCTTATTTCAGCAACTTCATGAAAGTCTTTTGAATCGGATTTATAAACAGCATTTACAGATATGCGTCTGTCTCCGGATTTTAAACTCGTTGCATCCCACAAAAAAGTTTTACTGATTGCAAAAGCAAAATCAGGTGTGTTTTCAGATTTAAACTTCCATATATATTTTTCTGTCTTTTTTAAAATATCTGCTTTTTCTCTGTCTTCCGCAGAAATTATATGTATGATATCTTCAGTTTCTTTTGATTCTTCAATTCTTTTCAGGTATTTTTTTGTAAATAAATCTTCAGGATTTTGTAATACTCCGGTTGACCATATATTATATTCGCCCGGAACAGTTATTTCAACTTCATAATCACCAAAGTCATTATAAAACTCCTGATTACCTGAATGTCCGTGGGTATTCCAACCTACAATATCATCATAAACAGCAACTTTAGGGAACCAGAAAGCAATAAAGAAGTTTTTATCTCCGTATGTTCCCATTCTCACAGGAACTGTTCCGGGAAGTGTGAAGCTCCAATGTATCTCAATTTTTGCTTCACTATCGGGTGCAATTGCCGTCGGAAGTTTTATTCTCAATATTGATGATCTGTTGCTTACGTTACCGGAATTTATTTCAATTTCTTCCGAATTATAAATTATCTTACTGATTTGAACTCCGTCATGAATATCAACGGCTCCTATATCCCAGTCTCTCATATTTCCTTTTTTGAAAATATCTTGATAAAGATTAAAATACATATATTTTAAACTGTCGGGGCTGTTGTTTGTATAAGTAATCTTTTCTTCTCCTTTAAGCAGACGAGTTTCTGTATCAAATTCTGCTTTTATGGAATAATCAACTTTATTTATAAAATAGTTTTCTCCGGCTTTTCCGTTAAAAGAGCGAGTTCCTTTATCATACGCTTGTTTAATTTCTTTAGGCATATATAAATCCGATGACTTTTGAGCAAACAAAGGATTTATTATTAAAAAAAGAAATAAACTTACAAAAAATACAGCTGTTTTGTCCATGATATTTTTTTTTCAAAAATGTTAAATTTTATGCAAGAAAACAAGTAATATCTACATATGCTTAACT contains these protein-coding regions:
- a CDS encoding M1 family metallopeptidase; translation: MDKTAVFFVSLFLFLIINPLFAQKSSDLYMPKEIKQAYDKGTRSFNGKAGENYFINKVDYSIKAEFDTETRLLKGEEKITYTNNSPDSLKYMYFNLYQDIFKKGNMRDWDIGAVDIHDGVQISKIIYNSEEIEINSGNVSNRSSILRIKLPTAIAPDSEAKIEIHWSFTLPGTVPVRMGTYGDKNFFIAFWFPKVAVYDDIVGWNTHGHSGNQEFYNDFGDYEVEITVPGEYNIWSTGVLQNPEDLFTKKYLKRIEESKETEDIIHIISAEDREKADILKKTEKYIWKFKSENTPDFAFAISKTFLWDATSLKSGDRRISVNAVYKSDSKDFHEVAEISRNSIKFFSEEIPGLPYPYPHLTAFNGGGGMEFPGMINDGDAGSRNETLYVTSHEIGHSYFPFYTGLNEQKYAWMDEGLITFFPQFIIKKYTDDEDYVFFKDNIRSYNYYAGTFNDVPLMIDSDNIGRYAYRFQAYARSAISFYLLYEYLGKEKFSKGLRLFTERWKGKHPIPYDLFFTFNEVAGEDLAWFWKPWFFEIGYADLAISKIDYTDNMKIIVNIENKTGFPVPVNLTAVYKDGKTKSFSYDMKIWAKGDKVFKISVPDRYLEKVILNTEIIPDAYPEDNIKEIGSFD